Proteins encoded within one genomic window of Humulus lupulus chromosome 1, drHumLupu1.1, whole genome shotgun sequence:
- the LOC133778605 gene encoding uncharacterized protein LOC133778605, whose amino-acid sequence MASIPSPTPNVVVAPDVASSSPTREGLGPVVPASSSPVHLHRPPPASFPRSFPPPLDNHGGLGSHGGIGIPSASTAPPCQPSHMDHTYHLGNGDNPNFLISTQILTGPENFQSWKRVSSISIAAKNKTQFINGSLPQPHPSNPYFHAWDSTTAMWNDLHEQFNQGNGPQIFQLQTSVHIIKQGDSDINSYFTRLKAIWDELKEFQLIRPCSCGCKCGVVERLLGYYH is encoded by the exons ATGGCGTCTATCCCTTCTCCGACCCCAAACGTGGTTGTGGCTCCTGATGTTGCCTCGTCTTCTCCTACTCGCGAAGGTCTCGGTCCAGTCGTCCCAGCCTCTTCCTCTCCGGTTCATCTGCATCGTCCTCCGCCTGCCTCCTTCCCAAGAAGCTTTCCTCCTCCTCTCGACAATCATGGTGGTCTCGGCAGTCATGGTGGTATCGGCATTCCGAGTGCCTCTACAGCTCCCCCTTGTCAACCTTCTCATATGGATCACACGTACCACTTGGGAAATGGAGACAACCCCAATTTTCTGATATCTACTCAGATTCTAACGGGTCCAGAAAATTTCCAATCATGGAAGAGAGTTTCTTCCATTTCCATTGCTGCCAAGAATAAAACCCAGTTCATAAATGGGTCTCTGCCTCAGCCCCATCCTTCTAATCCTTATTTTCATGCCTGG GATTCAACCACTGCTATGTGGAATGACCTCCATGAACAATTCAATCAAGGCAATGGCCCTCAGATATTTCAGCTCCAAACTTCGGTCCACATTATCAAACAAGGAGACTCGGATATCAATTCATATTTTACCCGTCTCAAAGCTATTTGGGATGAGCTCAAAGAATTTCAGCTGATTCGTCCATGCTCATGTGGCTGCAAATGTGGTGTTGTTGAGAGACTTCTTGGATACTATCACTGA
- the LOC133808382 gene encoding probable prolyl 4-hydroxylase 9 has translation MRGKNVKANWSLKTKLGLPSVFLLCIFFFLLGFFGSNLFAQDQEFSGGARARERRLESTKEETEYELLPTGETGDDSITSIPFQVLSWNPRALYFPNFATAEQCDTIVSLAEPSLRPSALALRKGETEDNTKGIRTSSGMFISAFEDKTGTLEVVEEKIARATMIPRIHGEPFNILRYNLGQKYDSHYDAFNAAEYGPQKSQRAASFLLYLSDVQEGGETMFPFENGLNMNGNYNFEDCIGLKVKPRKGDGLLFYSLFPNGTIDPTSLHGSCPVTKGEKWVATKWIRNQELEE, from the exons ATGAGAGGCAAAAACGTCAAAGCCAACTGGAGCTTGAAGACGAAGCTAGGGCTACCGTCCGTCTTCCTTCTCtgcatcttcttcttccttctcggATTTTTCGGCTCTAATCTTTTCGCGcag GATCAAGAATTTTCTGGTGGTGCTAGAGCGAGAGAGAGAAGACTGGAATCGACAAAGGAAGAAACAGAGTATGAATTGTTGCCCACTGGAGAGACCGGTGACGATTCAATAACTTCGATCCCTTTTCAG GTGTTAAGCTGGAACCCTCGGGCCCTTTATTTTCCTAATTTCGCAACTGCAGAACAATGTGATACCATAGTTAGTTTGGCGGAGCCAAGCCTAAGACCGTCGGCATTGGCTTTACGAAAAGGAGAAACAGAAGACAACACAAAGGGAATTCGAACGAG TTCTGGCATGTTTATTAGTGCTTTTGAAGACAAAACAGGGACTTTGGAAGTTGTTGAGGAAAAAATTGCAAGGGCAACAATGATTCCCAGAATCCATGGCGAG CCTTTCAACATTTTGAGGTATAATCTCGGTCAGAAGTATGACTCTCACTATGATGCATTCAACGCAGCAGAGTATGGTCCACAAAAGAGCCAAAGG GCGGCCTCTTTTTTGTTGTATCTGTCTGATGTGCAAGAAGGTGGGGAAACGATGTTTCCTTTTGAG AATGGTCTTAACATGAATGGGAACTATAATTTTGAGGATTGCATTGGTTTGAAAGTGAAGCCTCGGAAAGGGGATGGGCTTCTGTTTTATTCGTTGTTTCCCAACGGTACAATTGATCCG ACATCACTTCACGGTAGTTGTCCTGTAACCAAAGGGGAAAAGTGGGTGGCTACGAAGTGGATCAGGAATCAAGAACTAGAGGAATAG